A window of Argopecten irradians isolate NY chromosome 14, Ai_NY, whole genome shotgun sequence contains these coding sequences:
- the LOC138307209 gene encoding SPRY domain-containing protein 7-like has protein sequence MSWTSFYCPCFCCGNRANGSGHVQLKEIPTVKLDMTNMGNDVVIVKSGKRICGTGSALSNAPIAQDKAYFEIKLQSTGVWGVGLATKLCQMDTVPLGNNKESWVMRHDGVLYHNNEIKGKLPEIPQEGDILGLTYDHVELNFFLNGKALNNPLMGIKGTVFPVFYVDEGAVIDVQFDKFYHQPPDGFDSIMIEQSLL, from the exons ATGAGCTGGACATCTTTCTACTGTCCATGTTTTTGTTGTGGGAACAGGGCAAACGGTTCCGGCCATGTTCAACTCAAAGAAATTCCCACCGTGAAGCTCGACATGACGAATATGG GAAATGATGTGGTAATTGTGAAAAGTGGAAAGCGAATCTGTGGGACAGGATCAGCTCTATCCAACGCCCCCATTGCACAAGACAAGGCCTACTTTGAGATCAAACTACAGAGCACAG GTGTCTGGGGCGTGGGTCTAGCCACCAAACTTTGTCAGATGGATACTGTCCCCTTAGGAAACAACAAGGAATCATGGGTAATGAGACACGACGGTGTGCTGTACcataacaatgaaataaaagGCAAGCTGCCAGAGATACCACAGGAAGGAGATATTCTC gGTTTGACCTATGATCATGTGGAACTGAATTTTTTCCTCAATGGTAAAGCTCTCAACAACCCACTGATGGGCATCAAAGGCACAGTTTTCCCAGTGTTCTATG TGGATGAAGGTGCTGTGATTGACGTTCAGTTTGACAAATTTTACCACCAGCCCCCAGATGGATTTGATAGTATCATGATTGAACAATCACTTTTATAA